One genomic window of Arachis hypogaea cultivar Tifrunner chromosome 8, arahy.Tifrunner.gnm2.J5K5, whole genome shotgun sequence includes the following:
- the LOC112706992 gene encoding arogenate dehydratase/prephenate dehydratase 1, chloroplastic, protein MAVASSLALSGLASFQLCCCNTLLRVKNSDFGLSLENYHHKRAATTKWRFLLGGVSVLHVENPWKPARVMVQHVVHNDQLGGDVVSQGSHKDLGSLPKPLSISDIVAASDDSAKVRISYKGIPGSYSEDAAHKVYPNCETVPCHDYEAAFKAVELWIADKVVVPIENSSGGSIHRNYDLLLRHRLHIVAEVQLATNLSLLALPGVRVEYLKRVLSHSQALELSDNFLTKLGVARENVDDTAGAAQHVALDGLYDAGAIASIRAAEIYGLNVLAEKVQDDGEIISRYLVLARDPIIPKSDKLFKTSIVFTLDEGPGVLFKALAVFALRDINLTKIESRPQRNRPLRVVDDSNTGSAKYFDYLFYIDFEASMTEPRAQTALGHLQEFATFLRVLGCYPMDTTI, encoded by the exons ATGGCTGTGGCATCGTCTCTTGCTCTATCAGGGCTTGCAAGTTTCCAACTTTGTTGTTGTAACACCTTGTTGAGGGTGAAGAACAGTGATTTTGGATTAAGTTTGGAGAATTATCATCACAAGAGAGCAGCAACAACCAAATGGCGATTCCTCCTTGGTGGGGTTTCTGTGTTGCATGTTGAGAATCCATGGAAGCCAGCTAGGGTAATGGTACAGCATGTTGTTCATAATGATCAATTGGGTGGTGATGTTGTATCTCAGGGATCGCATAAGGATTTGGGTTCTCTTCCAA AGCCTTTGTCCATATCCGATATTGTGGCTGCTTCCGATGACAGTGCTAAAGTGCGAATATCATATAAG GGAATACCTGGATCATACAGCGAGGATGCTGCACACAAAGTGTATCCTAATTGTGAAACAGTTCCTTGCCATGATTATGAAGCTGCCTTTAAG gCTGTTGAATTGTGGATTGCTGACAAAGTTGTTGTTCCAATAGAGAATTCATCCGGGGGAAGCATCCATCGAAACTATGATTTACTTCTTCGTCATAGGCTGCACATTGTTGCTGAGGTGCAGTTGGCTACTAATCTCTCACTTTTAGCTTTGCCAGGTGTCAGAGTAGAGTACTTGAAACGAGTTCTAAGTCATTCCCAG GCACTTGAATTGAGTGATAATTTCTTGACTAAACTAGGTGTTGCTAGAGAAAATGTTGATGATACAGCTGGTGCTGCTCAG CATGTAGCTTTGGATGGTCTCTATGATGCCGGTGCAATTGCAAGCATTCGAGCTGCAGAAATTTACGGGCTTAATGTGCTTGCAGAAAAAGTTCAG GACGATGGTGAAATCATCAGTCGTTATCTCGTGCTTGCCAGGGATCCAATAATTCCGAAATCTGATAAGCTCTTCAAG ACAAGCATTGTGTTTACACTGGACGAGGGTCCCGGGGTACTGTTTAAGGCGTTGGCAGTATTTGCCTTAAGAGATATAAACTTAACCAAG ATTGAAAGTCGCCCACAACGAAATCGGCCGTTAAGAGTTGTTGATGATTCGAACACTGGGAGTGCCAA gtatTTCGACTACCTTTTCTACATTGATTTTGAGGCGTCTATGACTGAGCCCCGAGCACAAACTGCCTTAGGACATCTGCAG GAATTCGCCACATTTCTTCGGGTGCTGGGCTGCTATCCTATGGATACAACCATATGA